In the genome of Streptomyces sp. SAI-127, the window TCGACTTCCGGATGCACCAGGCGCTCGGCGAGGCCTCGCTGCCCCTGGTGAACGTCGCCCACTACGCCAGCGTCGAGGCGTGGAAGGCGCTGCAGGCCGACCCCGAGTTCCAGGCCCGCAAGGCCGTCAACCCGCCGTACGCCACGGCCAATCCGGGCCTGTTCGAGGTGGTCGCCGAAGTGGCCGCCGAGGTGGTGTGAACCGGCATCCGGCCGCTTCCACGCGGGCTTGAGCGGGGCGCGAGAGCGCCCGCACAGACTTCTTGACGAATTGTTACCAGCAGGAGGAGCGATGGTGGATCAGGCTACGACCGACGTGGTGATTCTGGGCGGCGGGCTCGCGGGTCTCACGCTCGCGGTCCAGCTCAAGAACGCCCGGCCGGAGACGGACGTGGTGATCCTCGACAAGCGGCAGGGCCTGGCGCCGGAGGCGGCGTTCAAGGTCGGCGAGTCGACGGTGCCGGCGGGCGCGCACTACTTCGCACAGACCGTCGGGATGAAGGAGCACCTGGAGAAGTTCCACCTGAAGAAGAACGGCCTGCGGTTCTTCCAGCCCGCGGGCGGCAACCACGACCTCACCCGGCGCATCGAGCTCGGCCCGCGGGAGTTCCCCGCACACGACAACTACCAGATCGACCGCGGCCGGTTCGAGAACGAGCTGACCCGGATGGCGCTGGACGCCGGCGCCGACCTGCGCCAGGGCGCCGCGATCACCGACATCGAGCTGCGCGAGGGCGACCAGGACCACACGGTGTCCTACACGCAGGGCGGCGAGCAGCGTACGATCGCCGCCCGCTGGCTGGTCGACGCGGCCGGCCGCGCCCACTTCGTCAAGCGGAAGCTGGGCCTGTCCCGCGAGGTGTCGCACACCATCAACGCCTCCTGGTTCCGCCTCACCGGCGGCATCGACCTGGAGGAGTGGGGCAAGGACGACCCGCGGTGGATGGCGCGGACGAACCGCCCCGGCATCCGCAAGTTCTCCACCAACCACCTGATGGGCGAGGGCTACTGGGTGTGGCTGATCCCGCTGGGCTCGGACCACATCTCGGTCGGCGTCTGCGCGGACCCGCGGGTGCACCCGTACGAGGGGATCCAGACCTTCGAGAAGGTCCAGGAGTGGCTGCGCGCCAACGAGCCGCAGCTGGCCGAGGTGGTCGACGGCCGCACCGGCGACGTCGCGGACTTCATCAGCCTGAAGGACTTCGCCTTCGGTACCGAGCGGGTGTACTCGCCGGACCGCTGGATGCTGGTCGGGGAGGCCGGCGCCTTCGCGGACGCCTTCTACTCTCCCGGCTCGGACATGATCGGCTACGGCAACAGCGTCACCACCGACCTGGTCACCCGGGACTTCGCGGGCGAGGACATCACCGAACGGCTGGAGTTCTACAACGAACTCCACCTGCGCACCTTCGAGTTCGTGCTCTCCAAGGTCGAGGACCACTACCCGGCCTTCGGGAACCCGGCGGTGATGGTGCCGAAGCTGTGCTGGGACGCCATGCTCAACCACGTCGGCGTGGTGCTGACCTTCGTCAAGGACCGTTTCCTGGACTACGGGTTCATGCGGGGCGTGCGCGGTGACCTCGAGAAGCTGTTCACGGTCAACGACCGGATCCAGCAGATCTTCCGCGACTGGAACGAGCTGGAGAAGGTCGTCACCGACGGCCCCGCGGCCGCCTATGTGCCGGCCAAGGCGATCAAGGACAGCCACGCGACGCTGGTAGTCGACTACACCGACGACGAACTGGCCGCCGAGCTCGCCCGGGACGTCAGGGTCGCCGAGGCGCTGGCGGTCGCCGTCTTCCACCGGGCCGCCCGCAAACTCGGCGTCACCCCCGACCCGGAGGTGCCGGTGAACCCGTACGCGATCAGCCTGCGTCCCGACGACTGGGAGACCGACGGTCTGTACACCGGGGAGGTGCTGCTGACCCTGGCTCAGGCGGAGGAGATCTCCGAGGGCAGCCAGGGCCTGTTCGCCGACCCGCTGCTCGACGGTGCGGCATGAGCGAGCACCGCGCGGCGAGTGTGCTGCAGCCGGAACCGGCCCTGGTGGACCCACAGGCGCTGCGCAGCGTCTGCGCCAACTGGGCCACCGGCGTCACCGTGATCACCACCGGCGGCACCGGGCGGACCGTGGGACTGACGGTGAACTCCTTCACCTCGGTCTCGCTCGACCCGGCCCTGATCCTGGTCTGTATCCACAAGGACTCGGGCGAACTGCCGGTCTTCCGGCGGACCGGCGCTTTCGCGGTGAACATCCTGGCCGCCGACCAGGAGGAGCTGTGCCGGTCCTTCGCCAGCCGGCACACCCGGCACTCCGTCGAGGCCGACACCCGGCCGGGGATCACCGGCGTGCCGGTGCTCTCCGACGCGCTGGCCTATCTGGAGTGCCGGACCGACCGCGAGGTGGACGGCGGCGACCACGTCATCGTCATCGGCGAGGTGATCGACCTGGCCGTGCAGCGCGAGGAGGGGCCGTTGACCTTCTTCCGCAACACCTTCCACCGGCTGCCGGCCGCCTCCTGAGCACCGAGTAGTGAGGAGAAGACAGATGCCCACCGCCGGGATGCCCTCCGCAGCGGCCGCCGTCACACCCACCGGCGCGGCCGTCCCCGCTCCCACCTCCGGGTTGTCCTCCGCCGCAGCCGCCGTCGCCCCCACCGCCGAGATGGCCACGGCCGCAGCCGCCCCGGCACCCACCACCGGGTTGTCCACCGCCGCGGCCGCCGTCGCACCCGCCGCCGGCCGTCGCGCCGAGGCCGCCGAACGGGCCCGCGACGTCGACCCCGCCGTACTGAAGGACATCGTCCGGGCGGGTTTCGCCCGGCACTTCGCCCCCGCGGCCGTCGGAGGCACCGCCGGTTCCTTCACCGAACTGGTGGAGGCGGTCGAGGTGATCGCCGGGGAGTGCCCGGCCAGTGCCTGGTGCGCCTCACTGATCGCCTCGATCGCCCGGATGGCGGGGGCGTTCCTGCCCGAGCAGGGCCAGGCCGAGATCTGGGCGGCCGGCCCGGACACGGTGCTGGTGGGGTCCGTGACGCCGTTCGGCACGGCCAGGCCGGCCCCCGGCGGCTGGCTGGTCCGCGGCCGCTGGCCGTACATCAGCGGCGTCGCCCACTCGGACTGGGCGCTGATGTGCGGCCTGGTGGAGACCGGGACGGGCAGTGAGGCGCGGCTGTTCGCGCTGCCGCGCTCCGCGTACCGCATCGAGGACACGTGGCACAGCGTCGGCATGGCCGCCACCGGCAGCAACACCCTGGTCCTCGACGAGGTGTTCGTGCCCGAGCACCTCACCTTCGACCGGGCCGACCTGTTCGCCGGGCGCACCAGTGAGGCCTGGGGCGGGGTGGCGGCGGCCTGCCACCGGGCCCCGCTCCAGGCGGTCAACGGCCTGATGTTCGCCGCACCGGCGGTCGGCGCCGCGCTCGGCATGGTCCGCACCTTCTCGGCGTACTTCGCCGAGAAGGTCGGCAACGCCCCGAACCTGCCCGGCACCACCGGGGTGCAGGGCGTACGGGGCTCCGCCGAGCAGGCGCTGGCCCGTTCGGCCGGCGAGGTGGACGCGGCCCGGCTGCTGCTGGGGAGGGCCGCCCGGCTCGCCGACGAGGGTGCCGTCGCCGACCCGCTGGAAGCCACCCGGAACCTGCGGGACTGCGCCCTCGCCGTCGACCTGTCGGTGACCGCGGTGGACCGGCTGTTCCGCCAGTCCGGCACCCGGGGACAGGCGCTCTCCGGCCCGATGCAGCGGCTGTGGCGGGACGTCACCGCCATCTCCACCCATGTGGCGCTGCAGTTCGAGCCGGCCGCCCGGGGCTGGGTCGACCAGGTGCTCAAGGCCTGACCCGCGAGCCACGCGTAACGCCCGGGTGCCGGGACCTCCGTCGAGGTCCCGGCACCCGGGCGTTGCACGTGGAGAAGGGCCGATCAGTAGTTGCCGAGGCCGCCGCAGACGTTCAACGCCTGCGCGGTGACCGCCGCGGCACCGGGGGAGACCAGATAGGAGACCATCGCGGCCACCTCGCTCGGCTCCACATAGCGGCCGAGCGGCACCCGAGTGGTGATCCGGCTGTGCGCCTCCTGCTCGTCCACACCCCAGATCCCGGCGTAGTGCTCGCGCACCCGCTCGGCCATCGGGGTCTCCACGAAGCCCGGGCAGACCGCGTTGACGGTGATGCCGGTCCTGGCCAGCTCCAGGCCCAGTGACTTGGAGAAGCCGACCACACCGTGCTTGGAGGCGGTGTACGGGGCGGCGTGCACCACGCCCTGCTTGCCGCCGGTGGAGGCGATGTTGACGATGCGTCCCGTACCGCGCGCCAGCATGCCGCCGCCGGTCAGCGCCGCCTTGGTGACCAGGAAGACGCTGTTCAGGTTGGTGTCGATGACGTCGAACCACAGCTCGTCGGGCACCTCGGCGGTGGCGCCGCCGCCCGGCCGGCCGGCGTTGTTGACCAGCACGTCGAGCCGCCCGTAACGCTCGACGACGGCGGCGACCAGCGCCCGCACCTGCTCGGGCGAGGTGACGTCGCAGGTGCTGCCGTCGACGTCGAGACCTTCGGCACGCAGCTCGGCGAGGGTGTCCTCGAGGGTCTTGGCGGTGCGGGCGCACAGGTAGACGGCGTAACCCTGGCGGGCCAGGGTGCGGGCGATCTCGTGGCCGATGCCGCTGGTGGCACCGGTGACCAGCGCGACGCGGCGCTCGGTGGCGGTGGAAGTCGATGAGTCCATGCAACCCACCGTCGCCGTCCCGCCTCGCGCCCCGGTCGAGCCCCGCTCCAGACCGGCGGCGAGGGCGTGCCCGGCGGATCAGGCCGGCTGCGCGCAGGGCGCACCACCTCTGGCGGAGCACGCACCGGACCCCGCGACGCCGGCGCGATCCCCGGACAGCCCTACGGGCGTTGAGCCGGTCTCGACCGTGGCTCTTGGGCGTGATTGAAGACTGAGCGCAATCAACGGTCGCGTGAAGGAGTTCGAGGAGATGGAGTCGACCGGCGTCAGCGCCGAGTTGTACGCAGAGGTTCTTCAGTACTACGCGCGCCAGATGCAGGCGCTGGACGCGGGCAAGGTGGAGGAGTACGCCGACACGTTCACCGACGACGCGGTCTTCGGCCACACGCCCGGCCGGGAGCCGGCGCGCACCCGGGCCGGCATCCTGTCCGACCTCTACGAGGTGCGCGACAGGCTCGCCGCGGACCCGCAGCAGCGGCGCCACATGTTCACGATGGTCGACGTCGAGCAGCTGGCGGACGACCGGCTCCGCAGCACCTGCTACGCGCTGGTGCTGACCACCCGCCCCGGCGACGGTCCGCAGATGGTCCGCAGCTGTGTGGTGCGCGATGCCCTGGTCCGCGAGGACGGGCGGCTGCGCAACCAGGAGCGGCTCGTCGACCACGACGGTTTCTGAGAGAGGGGGCTGTGATGAGCCGACGAGTGGTCATCACCGGCATCGGCGTACGCGCCCCGGGTGGCCGGGGCACCAAGGAGTTCTGGGATCTGCTCACCGCGGGTCGTACCGCGACCCGGCGGATCAGCTTCTTCGACCCGTCGCCGTACCGGTCGCAGATCGCCGGCGAGGCGGACTTCGACCCGGTGTGGGAGGGGCTGAGCCAGCGGGAGATCCGCCGCATGGACCGGGCCACCCAGTTCGCCGTGGTCTGCGCCCAGGAGGCCGTGCAGGACAGCGGCCTGGACTTCGCGGGCATCGACCCGGCGCGGATCGGCGTCACCCTGGGCAGCGCGGTGGCCGCCGCGACCAGCCTGGAGCGCGAGTACCTGGTGCTGTCCGACTCCGGCCGCAACTGGCTGGTGGACAGCGAGGAGTGGCTGTCGCCGCACATGTTCGACTACCTGGCGCCGAGCGTGATGCCGGCCGAGGTGGCGTGGAAGGTCGGCGCGGAGGGGCCGGTGTCGCTGGTCTCCAACGGCTGCACCTCCGGCCTGGACGCGGTCGGGCACGCCCTCCAGCTGATCCAGGAGGGCTCGGCCGACGTCATCGTGGCCGGCGCCACCGACACCCCGATCACCCCGATCGTGGTGGCCTGCTTCGACGCGATCAAGGCGACCACCGCCCGCAACGACGAGCCGGAGACCGCCTCCCGCCCGTTCGACCGCTCCCGCACCGGCTTCGTGCTCGCCGAGGGAGCCGCGGTGTTCGTACTGGAGACGCTGGAGTCGGCGCGGCGCCGCGGCGCTCCGATCTACGCCGAGGTCACCGGCTACGGCACCCGATGCAACGCGTACCACATGACCGGCCTCAAGCCGGACGGCCGGGAGATGGCCGAGGCGATCCGGGTCGCCATGAACCAGGCCCGCATCGACCCGACCGCCGTGGACTACATCAACGCCCACGGCTCCGGCACCAAGCAGAACGACCGGCACGAGACCGCCGCGGTCAAGCGAGCCCTCGGCGACCACGCGTACCGCACGCCGGTCAGCTCCATCAAGTCGATGGTCGGTCACTCGCTGGGCGCCATCGGCTCGGTGGAGATCGCCGCCTGCGCACTCGCCATCAAGAACGGCGTGGTGCCGCCCACCGCCAACCTGCACGAGGCCGACCCCGAGTGCGACCTCGACTACGTACCGCTGACCGCACGCGAACGGGACGTGCGGACCGTGCTGACGGTCGGCAGCGGCTTCGGCGGCTTCCAGACCGCGATGGTGTTGCAGCGTCCGACGGGGGAGAGGGAATGACCAGGACCGTAGTCACCGGGATCGGCGCGCTCGCCGCCAACGGCTTCGGCACCCAGGACTACTGGGCCGCCACCCGGGAGGGCCGGCACGGGATCGGCGAGCTCAGCCGGTTCGACGTGCGGAAGTACCCGGCCACACTGGCCGGCGAGATCCGCGGCTTCGACGCCGCCGACCACCTGCCGGACCGGCTGCTCCCGCAGACCGACGTCTCCACCCGGTACGCGCTGGTCGCGGCCGGCTGGGCACTGGAGGACGCCAAGGTCGACCCGGCCAGCCTGGTCGACTACGACATGGGCGTGGTCACCGCCAACGCACTCGGCGGCTTCGAGTTCACCCACCGCGAGTTCCACAAACTGTGGACCGAAGGCCCGCAGACGGTCAGCGTCTACGAGTCCTTCGCCTGGTTCTACGCGGTGAACGCCGGTCAGATCTCCATCCGGCACGGCATGCGCGGCCCCTCCAGCGCCCTGGTCACCGAGCAGGCGGGCGGCCTGGACGCCGTCGGCCACGCCCGGCGCACCGTGCGCCGCGGCACCCCGCTGGTGGTCGCGGGCGGCGTGGACTCCGCGCTCGACCCCTGGGGCTGGGCCTCGCAGATCGCGGGCGGCCGGCTGTCCACCGGCACCGACCCGGACCGCGCCTACCTGCCCTTCGACCGGGACGCCGGGGGTTACGTCCCCGGCGAGGGCGGCGCGCTGCTGGTACTGGAGGACGCCGAGGCGGCACTGCGCCGCGGCGCCCCGGACATCCTCGGCGAGATCGCCGGCTACGCCAGCGGCTTCGACCCCGCGCCGGGCTCCGGCCGGCCCCCGGCGCTGCGCCGCACCGTCGAGGCGGCACTCGCCGACGCCGGGGTGACGGCCGGCCAGGTCGACGTCGTCTTCGCCGACGCGGTCGGTGTGCCCGAGCTCGACCGGGCGGAGGCATCCGCGCTGCGCGAGGTGTTCGGCACGGGCGCGGTGCCGGTGACCGCACCGAAGGCCGCGTCCGGCCGCACCTACGCGGGCGGCGGCGCGCTGGACGTCGCCACCGCGCTGCTGTCGATCCGCGACGGCGTGATCCCGCCGACCGCCGGCACCCGCGAAGTGCCGGCCGAGTACGGCATCGACCTGGTCCGCGACCGGGCCCGCGAGGCGGACGTACGCACCGCACTCGTGGTCGCCCGCGGTCTGTGGGGCTTCAACTCGGCCGTCGTCGTCCGCGCCTGGGACGCCGACGCCGCCAACGACCTTTCCTGAGGAGACAGTTGTGAACATCACCGTGGACGAGATCCGCCGTATCATCATCGCCAGCGCGGGCGCCCCCGAGGCCGCCGTCGTCGAGGCCGACTTCGCCGACACCTCCTTCGACGAACTCGGCTACGAGTCGCTGGCCCTGATGGAGACCGCCTCCGCGATCGAGCGCGAGTTCGGCGTGTCGGTGCCGGACGATCTGCTCTTCGAAGCCCGTACGCCGCGTGATCTGGCCGAGCTGGTCCGCTCCGCCAAGGAAGCCGCGGCCGCATGAGCCCGCGCACCCGGGAGATGGAGCACAGCCGGGTGGTGCGCGCCCCCGCCGACCGGCTGTACGCGCTGGTCGCGGACGTGAGCCGCTGGCCGGTGCTGCTCGGGCCGTGCCTGTCGGCACGGCAGATCGAGCGGCACGGCGCCGACGAGCGGATCGAGCTGTGGGCGCAGACCAACGGCAAGGTGGCGACCTGGACCTCCCGCCGCACCCTGGACCCGCGGTCCCTGCGGATCTCCTTCCGGCAGGACCGCTCCACCGCGCCGGTCGCCTCGATGTCCGGTGACTGGTCCTTCCACCCGGCCGGCGACGGCCGGACCCGGATCGTGCTGACCCACGCCTTCACCGCCGTGGACGACGCACCCGAAGCGCTGGAGTGGATCGCCCAAGCGGTGGACCGAAACAGCGTCCAGGAGCTGGCCGCCCTCGGTGATTTCGCCGAACGCCCGCATCCGCTGGAGCAGTTGGCCTTCTCCTTCAGCGACCGGGTGGAGGAGCCCGGGGTGGACCCGGCCGAGGTCTACGACTTCGTGCACCGATCGGACCTGTGGCCCGAGCGGCTGCCGCACGTCGGCCGGGTCGACCTCACCGAGGACCCGGCGGGGGTGCAGCGGATGGAGATGGACACCGTCACCTCCGACGGCCGTACCCACACCACCGCCTCGGTCCGGCTGTGCGTGCCGGGCGAGCGGATCGCCTACAAGCAGACCGTGCTGCCCGCCCTGTTGTCCGGGCACAGCGGCCGCTGGGAGTTCGAGAAGTCGGACGGCGGCACCGCGATCGTCTCGCACCACACCGTGGCGGTCGACCCGGCCGCCGTGGAGCGGGTGCTCGGCGAGGGAACCACCTTCGAGCAAGCGTGCGCCCACGTCCGCGACACCCTGAGCGCCAACAGCCGCGCCACCATGGGGGCGGCCTGCGCGTACGCGGCATCGGTGGTGCGGCGCCCATGACCCCGACGCCGAAGCTGGTCGGTCTCGCGCTGTCCCCGGACGCCGAGGCCGACCGGGTGTGCATGGTCGCGGGCGACCGCTCGCTGACCCGGCGCCAGGTCCGACGCGAGGTGGCCCGGACCCGGGCCGCCCTCCTCGATCACGGCCTGGCCCCGGGCAGCCGGGTGCTGGCGCTGCTCGACCACGGGCCGGAGGCGGTGTTCTTCCTCGCCGCGGCCAGTTCGCTGGGCCTGCATCTGCTGATGCCCTACGGGCTGCAGGCGGCGGCGCTGCCCGAGTGGCTGTCCATCGCGGACGCCGCCGAGCCCGACGTGGTCCTGCACTTCAAGCGCGACCGGACCGGCCTGGACGTGCTGCGGGAGCGCTGCGCCACCGTGGTGGAGCTGCCGTTCCCCACCGGCGAGGCACCCGAGGCGGAGGTGGAGGTGCTCCACCCCGAGCCGGTGGAGCACTTCCTGACGCTGTTCACCAGCGGCACCACCGGCAAGCCGAAGGCGATCAGCGTCAACGAGGCACACATCGTCGCCAGGATCGGCTGGGTCACCCGGACCATGGGCTACGGCCCGACCGCCCGGATCTTCATGACCGGCCTGATGAACAACACCACCGGGGTGATCAACTCCTTCGGCGCGCTGCTGCACGACGCCACCGTGGTCTTCCCGGAGACCCCGGACCCGGCGCAGTGGCCGGCCCAGGTGGCCCGCCACCGGGCCACCCACCTGGCACTGCGGCCGGTGGCGCTCAAGCAGTTCGTGGCCG includes:
- a CDS encoding nuclear transport factor 2 family protein, encoding MKEFEEMESTGVSAELYAEVLQYYARQMQALDAGKVEEYADTFTDDAVFGHTPGREPARTRAGILSDLYEVRDRLAADPQQRRHMFTMVDVEQLADDRLRSTCYALVLTTRPGDGPQMVRSCVVRDALVREDGRLRNQERLVDHDGF
- a CDS encoding FAD-dependent monooxygenase translates to MVDQATTDVVILGGGLAGLTLAVQLKNARPETDVVILDKRQGLAPEAAFKVGESTVPAGAHYFAQTVGMKEHLEKFHLKKNGLRFFQPAGGNHDLTRRIELGPREFPAHDNYQIDRGRFENELTRMALDAGADLRQGAAITDIELREGDQDHTVSYTQGGEQRTIAARWLVDAAGRAHFVKRKLGLSREVSHTINASWFRLTGGIDLEEWGKDDPRWMARTNRPGIRKFSTNHLMGEGYWVWLIPLGSDHISVGVCADPRVHPYEGIQTFEKVQEWLRANEPQLAEVVDGRTGDVADFISLKDFAFGTERVYSPDRWMLVGEAGAFADAFYSPGSDMIGYGNSVTTDLVTRDFAGEDITERLEFYNELHLRTFEFVLSKVEDHYPAFGNPAVMVPKLCWDAMLNHVGVVLTFVKDRFLDYGFMRGVRGDLEKLFTVNDRIQQIFRDWNELEKVVTDGPAAAYVPAKAIKDSHATLVVDYTDDELAAELARDVRVAEALAVAVFHRAARKLGVTPDPEVPVNPYAISLRPDDWETDGLYTGEVLLTLAQAEEISEGSQGLFADPLLDGAA
- the fabG gene encoding 3-oxoacyl-ACP reductase FabG, translated to MDSSTSTATERRVALVTGATSGIGHEIARTLARQGYAVYLCARTAKTLEDTLAELRAEGLDVDGSTCDVTSPEQVRALVAAVVERYGRLDVLVNNAGRPGGGATAEVPDELWFDVIDTNLNSVFLVTKAALTGGGMLARGTGRIVNIASTGGKQGVVHAAPYTASKHGVVGFSKSLGLELARTGITVNAVCPGFVETPMAERVREHYAGIWGVDEQEAHSRITTRVPLGRYVEPSEVAAMVSYLVSPGAAAVTAQALNVCGGLGNY
- a CDS encoding ketosynthase chain-length factor gives rise to the protein MTRTVVTGIGALAANGFGTQDYWAATREGRHGIGELSRFDVRKYPATLAGEIRGFDAADHLPDRLLPQTDVSTRYALVAAGWALEDAKVDPASLVDYDMGVVTANALGGFEFTHREFHKLWTEGPQTVSVYESFAWFYAVNAGQISIRHGMRGPSSALVTEQAGGLDAVGHARRTVRRGTPLVVAGGVDSALDPWGWASQIAGGRLSTGTDPDRAYLPFDRDAGGYVPGEGGALLVLEDAEAALRRGAPDILGEIAGYASGFDPAPGSGRPPALRRTVEAALADAGVTAGQVDVVFADAVGVPELDRAEASALREVFGTGAVPVTAPKAASGRTYAGGGALDVATALLSIRDGVIPPTAGTREVPAEYGIDLVRDRAREADVRTALVVARGLWGFNSAVVVRAWDADAANDLS
- a CDS encoding beta-ketoacyl-[acyl-carrier-protein] synthase family protein is translated as MSRRVVITGIGVRAPGGRGTKEFWDLLTAGRTATRRISFFDPSPYRSQIAGEADFDPVWEGLSQREIRRMDRATQFAVVCAQEAVQDSGLDFAGIDPARIGVTLGSAVAAATSLEREYLVLSDSGRNWLVDSEEWLSPHMFDYLAPSVMPAEVAWKVGAEGPVSLVSNGCTSGLDAVGHALQLIQEGSADVIVAGATDTPITPIVVACFDAIKATTARNDEPETASRPFDRSRTGFVLAEGAAVFVLETLESARRRGAPIYAEVTGYGTRCNAYHMTGLKPDGREMAEAIRVAMNQARIDPTAVDYINAHGSGTKQNDRHETAAVKRALGDHAYRTPVSSIKSMVGHSLGAIGSVEIAACALAIKNGVVPPTANLHEADPECDLDYVPLTARERDVRTVLTVGSGFGGFQTAMVLQRPTGERE
- a CDS encoding aromatase/cyclase, giving the protein MSPRTREMEHSRVVRAPADRLYALVADVSRWPVLLGPCLSARQIERHGADERIELWAQTNGKVATWTSRRTLDPRSLRISFRQDRSTAPVASMSGDWSFHPAGDGRTRIVLTHAFTAVDDAPEALEWIAQAVDRNSVQELAALGDFAERPHPLEQLAFSFSDRVEEPGVDPAEVYDFVHRSDLWPERLPHVGRVDLTEDPAGVQRMEMDTVTSDGRTHTTASVRLCVPGERIAYKQTVLPALLSGHSGRWEFEKSDGGTAIVSHHTVAVDPAAVERVLGEGTTFEQACAHVRDTLSANSRATMGAACAYAASVVRRP
- a CDS encoding flavin reductase family protein, with product MSEHRAASVLQPEPALVDPQALRSVCANWATGVTVITTGGTGRTVGLTVNSFTSVSLDPALILVCIHKDSGELPVFRRTGAFAVNILAADQEELCRSFASRHTRHSVEADTRPGITGVPVLSDALAYLECRTDREVDGGDHVIVIGEVIDLAVQREEGPLTFFRNTFHRLPAAS
- a CDS encoding hydrolase translates to MPTAGMPSAAAAVTPTGAAVPAPTSGLSSAAAAVAPTAEMATAAAAPAPTTGLSTAAAAVAPAAGRRAEAAERARDVDPAVLKDIVRAGFARHFAPAAVGGTAGSFTELVEAVEVIAGECPASAWCASLIASIARMAGAFLPEQGQAEIWAAGPDTVLVGSVTPFGTARPAPGGWLVRGRWPYISGVAHSDWALMCGLVETGTGSEARLFALPRSAYRIEDTWHSVGMAATGSNTLVLDEVFVPEHLTFDRADLFAGRTSEAWGGVAAACHRAPLQAVNGLMFAAPAVGAALGMVRTFSAYFAEKVGNAPNLPGTTGVQGVRGSAEQALARSAGEVDAARLLLGRAARLADEGAVADPLEATRNLRDCALAVDLSVTAVDRLFRQSGTRGQALSGPMQRLWRDVTAISTHVALQFEPAARGWVDQVLKA
- a CDS encoding acyl carrier protein; amino-acid sequence: MNITVDEIRRIIIASAGAPEAAVVEADFADTSFDELGYESLALMETASAIEREFGVSVPDDLLFEARTPRDLAELVRSAKEAAAA